In Geminocystis sp. NIES-3708, a single window of DNA contains:
- a CDS encoding DUF177 domain-containing protein, with protein MEKIYIPRLLKMPEQKEEIKLNHQISGLNSLTPVRGFFQVAHRGNFLELQLQANTILTLICDRCLRTFNHRLEVDTSEIILLKEEETNLNLPLEMEILTEDLSETLPPDGELIVDEWIYEQISLAMPLRNLCGNDDCQPPVIEEKKDSNIKDNRWSALSDLKSLIKE; from the coding sequence ATGGAAAAAATTTATATCCCTCGATTGTTAAAAATGCCCGAACAAAAAGAGGAAATTAAGTTAAATCATCAAATTTCTGGCTTGAATAGTCTTACTCCTGTACGAGGATTTTTTCAAGTTGCTCATCGGGGAAATTTTTTGGAGTTACAGTTACAAGCAAATACCATCTTAACTTTAATTTGTGATCGATGTTTACGAACTTTCAACCATCGTTTAGAAGTCGATACTTCAGAAATTATTTTATTGAAAGAAGAAGAAACTAACTTAAATTTGCCTTTAGAAATGGAAATTTTAACAGAGGATTTATCGGAAACATTGCCCCCTGATGGTGAATTAATCGTTGATGAATGGATTTATGAACAAATATCTTTAGCTATGCCATTACGTAACCTTTGTGGTAATGATGATTGTCAACCTCCTGTCATTGAAGAGAAAAAAGATAGTAATATTAAAGATAATCGTTGGTCTGCTTTATCTGATTTAAAGTCTTTAATTAAGGAATAA
- a CDS encoding AAA family ATPase: MNHFSQEFSLLLRACYPLIYIPTQEEERVEKAIANIGKNINNRNIYTWDFVDGYQDNPNNANFGRRNPLQALEFIEKLPSNTSGIFILRDFQRFLEDISVSRKLRNLAKTLKAQPKNIVVVASEINIPTELKEVFTVVEFALPQAEEIKTEIQRLSLSTGQSLSEQFLGELVRSAQGLSLERIRRVLTRAIAQNGKLEGEDVELILEEKKQSIRQTQILDYYPAKEQISDIGGLDNLKEWLLRRGGAFSESARAYGLPYPRGLLLVGIQGTGKSLTAKAIAHHWHLPLLRLDVGRLFGGLVGESESRTRQMINLAEALSPCILWIDEIDKSFAGADGKGDSGTTSRVFGTFITWLAEKESPVFVVATANNIQNLPAEVLRKGRFDEIFFVGLPSQEEREAIFNVHLSRLRPHNLKSYDIKRLAYETPEFSGAEIEQTIIEAMHLGFSQNRDFTSEDILIAASQIIPLARTAKEQIEFLQNWATSGKARLASRNQLRLT, encoded by the coding sequence ATGAATCATTTTAGTCAAGAATTTTCATTGTTATTAAGGGCGTGTTACCCCCTTATTTATATCCCCACTCAAGAAGAAGAAAGGGTAGAAAAGGCGATCGCCAATATTGGCAAAAATATCAATAATCGCAATATTTATACATGGGATTTTGTTGACGGCTATCAAGATAATCCCAACAATGCAAATTTTGGCAGACGTAATCCTTTACAAGCTTTAGAATTTATCGAAAAATTACCTTCTAACACTTCAGGAATTTTCATTTTAAGAGATTTTCAAAGATTTTTAGAAGATATTTCTGTGTCTCGAAAATTGCGTAATTTGGCTAAAACTTTAAAAGCACAACCGAAAAATATTGTGGTAGTAGCTTCAGAAATTAACATCCCCACAGAGTTAAAGGAAGTTTTTACCGTTGTCGAATTTGCTTTACCTCAAGCTGAGGAAATTAAAACGGAAATTCAAAGATTATCATTATCTACAGGGCAATCTTTGTCAGAACAATTTTTAGGAGAATTAGTAAGATCAGCTCAAGGATTATCCTTAGAACGCATTAGAAGAGTTCTTACACGGGCGATCGCTCAAAATGGCAAATTAGAAGGAGAAGACGTTGAACTAATATTAGAAGAGAAAAAACAGTCCATAAGGCAAACACAAATACTCGACTACTATCCTGCAAAAGAACAAATATCTGATATTGGCGGTTTAGATAATTTGAAAGAATGGTTATTAAGACGAGGAGGAGCTTTTAGTGAATCAGCAAGAGCTTATGGTTTACCCTATCCTAGAGGTTTACTATTGGTTGGCATTCAAGGCACAGGCAAATCTTTAACAGCAAAAGCGATCGCCCATCATTGGCATTTACCATTATTACGCTTAGATGTAGGGCGATTATTTGGAGGTTTAGTAGGAGAATCGGAATCACGCACCCGTCAAATGATCAATTTAGCAGAGGCTTTATCTCCCTGTATTTTATGGATTGATGAAATAGATAAAAGTTTTGCTGGTGCTGATGGTAAAGGAGATTCTGGTACAACTAGCCGAGTTTTTGGCACATTTATTACATGGTTAGCGGAAAAAGAAAGCCCTGTTTTTGTGGTTGCAACGGCTAATAATATTCAAAATTTACCAGCAGAAGTCTTAAGAAAAGGTCGATTTGATGAAATATTTTTTGTGGGATTACCTAGCCAAGAGGAAAGAGAAGCCATCTTTAATGTACATTTGAGCAGATTACGTCCTCATAACCTCAAAAGCTATGATATAAAAAGGTTAGCTTACGAAACACCTGAGTTTTCTGGGGCGGAAATTGAGCAAACGATTATTGAAGCCATGCACTTAGGTTTTAGTCAAAATCGAGATTTTACCAGTGAAGATATATTAATAGCTGCCAGTCAGATTATTCCCTTAGCACGAACAGCAAAAGAGCAAATTGAGTTTTTGCAAAATTGGGCAACATCAGGAAAAGCTCGTTTAGCCTCTCGTAACCAATTGAGATTAACTTAA
- the rpmH gene encoding 50S ribosomal protein L34, which produces MSKHTLNGTRRKQRRTSGFRARMRTENGRKVIQARRNKGRKRLSV; this is translated from the coding sequence TTGAGTAAACATACTTTAAATGGCACAAGACGTAAACAAAGAAGAACCTCTGGTTTTCGTGCACGTATGAGAACCGAAAATGGTCGTAAAGTGATTCAAGCTCGTCGTAACAAAGGTAGAAAAAGATTATCTGTGTAA
- a CDS encoding Uma2 family endonuclease, translated as MIATTKIKPSENRSLLNGIRWETYQALALDLAENPSKKLTYNQGILEIMTSLPEHELNKRFLGRIVETTTEVLGLEIYSLGSTTWSREDLQRGIEPDECYYITNEAIVRGKLDFDLNIDPPPDLAIEIDIISSSLDRLSIYANLAIGEIWRFDGKNLFIYVLQNISCQLQDYSRVLSVLSTENILRFLQKRKEMGENASLKSFVNGCKIC; from the coding sequence ATGATAGCCACTACAAAGATAAAACCATCGGAAAATAGATCACTTTTAAATGGCATACGCTGGGAAACTTATCAGGCTTTAGCATTAGATTTAGCCGAAAATCCTAGTAAAAAATTGACCTATAATCAAGGTATATTAGAAATTATGACTTCACTACCAGAGCATGAGCTAAATAAGAGGTTTTTGGGGCGTATAGTGGAAACCACCACAGAAGTTTTAGGATTAGAAATATATAGTTTAGGTTCGACTACATGGAGTCGAGAGGATTTACAACGAGGAATTGAACCTGACGAATGTTATTACATAACTAATGAGGCGATTGTAAGAGGAAAGTTAGATTTTGACTTAAATATTGATCCTCCACCGGATTTAGCCATCGAAATAGATATTATAAGTAGCTCTTTAGATCGATTAAGTATTTATGCGAATCTTGCCATTGGGGAGATTTGGCGATTTGATGGTAAAAATTTATTTATTTATGTCTTGCAAAATATTTCTTGTCAGTTACAAGATTACTCAAGAGTATTATCCGTTTTATCAACAGAGAATATTTTAAGATTTTTGCAAAAACGAAAGGAAATGGGAGAAAATGCTTCATTAAAGAGTTTCGTCAATGGTTGCAAAATTTGTTGA
- a CDS encoding PAP/fibrillin family protein has protein sequence MNSRLILKETLLSVIKNLAQSRKINPEYPITDLMLSPSEVSEIEQLTINLESYNPFPRPLFDGVNLLDGIWQLHYSTAREIRSLNKLPFGFQLQQVYQIIDTQKASFFNIAFVRHSSGLMNGAVKVTATFAPKIIENEVLPKDIINVNFQKRFLSIKKILGLKTSLLDPFKVFNARNPQGRIPSLKVTYIDESLRIGRGGDGSLFILSKKEKMIN, from the coding sequence TTGAATAGTCGCTTAATTCTTAAAGAAACATTATTATCGGTTATTAAAAACCTTGCTCAAAGTCGTAAAATCAATCCTGAATATCCTATTACAGATTTAATGCTATCTCCCTCAGAAGTTAGTGAAATAGAACAATTAACAATAAATTTAGAGAGTTATAATCCTTTTCCAAGACCCTTGTTTGATGGAGTTAACCTACTAGATGGAATTTGGCAATTACATTATTCAACAGCTAGGGAGATTCGTTCTTTAAATAAATTACCCTTTGGTTTTCAATTACAACAAGTTTATCAAATAATTGACACTCAAAAAGCCTCATTTTTTAATATTGCTTTTGTGAGACATTCTTCTGGGTTAATGAACGGAGCGGTTAAAGTAACGGCTACTTTTGCTCCTAAAATAATAGAAAATGAAGTTTTACCTAAAGATATAATTAATGTAAATTTTCAAAAACGTTTCCTTTCTATTAAAAAAATATTAGGATTAAAAACATCATTATTAGATCCTTTTAAAGTATTTAATGCTCGTAATCCTCAAGGAAGAATTCCTAGCTTAAAAGTAACTTATATAGATGAATCTTTAAGAATTGGTAGAGGAGGTGATGGTAGCTTATTCATCCTTTCTAAAAAAGAAAAAATGATTAATTAG
- the yidC gene encoding membrane protein insertase YidC, whose protein sequence is MDFGIGFISTNIMLPILDFFYGIVPSYGFGIVALTLVVRFAVYPLSAGQIRNMRKMRITQPLMKQRQEEIQKKYKDNPQKQQEEMAKIMQEFGNPLAGCLPLLLQMPILFALFATLRGSPFSDINYTVDVQIFPQEQIERILPQAFSTKSQNVFISDGVHSQISALLPTGNKLTVGETEKIELQTIEGKSLQEVISQYPDNHLEPRWLITKGEERISINGNGEITALAVGDATIQVTIPGIAADKGFLFIKALGRVGATNPDGSINWDIVGMIIFFGLSIYLNQELSGSGPKPSGNDQQQSINKITPIIFSGMFLFFPLPAGVLMYIVLANIFQTIQTLILTREPLPENIQKIVDEQEKAARGREEIPFEKKSLKKKEKTS, encoded by the coding sequence ATGGATTTTGGTATAGGTTTTATATCAACTAATATAATGTTGCCAATCCTAGATTTTTTCTATGGAATTGTGCCTAGTTATGGTTTTGGGATTGTTGCTCTGACTTTAGTGGTCAGATTTGCCGTTTATCCTCTTAGTGCTGGACAAATTCGCAATATGAGAAAAATGCGCATCACCCAGCCTTTAATGAAACAAAGACAAGAAGAGATACAAAAAAAATATAAAGATAATCCTCAAAAGCAACAAGAGGAAATGGCAAAAATAATGCAAGAGTTTGGCAATCCTTTGGCAGGATGTTTGCCTTTACTATTACAAATGCCTATTCTATTCGCCTTATTTGCCACCCTCAGAGGATCACCTTTTTCTGACATTAATTACACTGTGGACGTGCAGATTTTCCCTCAAGAACAAATAGAACGTATTTTACCTCAAGCATTTAGCACAAAATCTCAAAATGTGTTTATTAGCGATGGTGTACATAGTCAAATTTCAGCACTATTACCTACAGGCAATAAGTTAACCGTTGGAGAAACAGAAAAAATTGAGTTACAAACTATTGAAGGAAAATCATTACAAGAAGTAATTTCTCAATATCCAGATAATCATTTAGAACCTCGTTGGCTTATTACCAAAGGTGAAGAAAGAATTAGTATTAATGGAAATGGTGAAATTACCGCTCTAGCAGTGGGAGATGCTACCATTCAAGTGACTATTCCGGGTATCGCCGCAGATAAAGGATTCTTATTTATTAAAGCTCTTGGTAGAGTCGGAGCGACTAATCCAGATGGTTCGATTAACTGGGATATTGTCGGTATGATCATCTTCTTTGGCTTAAGTATTTATCTTAACCAAGAATTATCAGGTAGTGGACCAAAACCTTCAGGCAATGATCAACAACAATCTATCAATAAAATTACTCCTATCATTTTTTCGGGTATGTTTTTATTTTTCCCCCTTCCTGCGGGAGTTTTAATGTATATCGTTCTTGCCAATATTTTTCAAACTATTCAAACTCTAATTTTAACCCGTGAACCTTTGCCTGAAAATATTCAAAAAATAGTAGATGAGCAAGAAAAAGCGGCTAGAGGTAGAGAAGAAATTCCTTTTGAGAAAAAAAGTCTGAAAAAGAAAGAAAAAACTTCATAA
- a CDS encoding PH domain-containing protein: MGIREDVFYEGGPHIGDLIFNVLLAFTVICLPLTVGAIVRAIWLRFRITDRRISITGGWQGKDRTDIIYSEIVKVVKVPRGLGFWGDIVVTLKDRSRLEMRAIPRFREISDYITERAADKTGRSKEAIAQ, encoded by the coding sequence ATGGGAATTAGAGAAGATGTTTTTTATGAAGGTGGTCCTCATATTGGGGATCTCATTTTCAATGTTCTATTAGCTTTTACCGTTATTTGTCTCCCTCTTACGGTAGGGGCAATAGTTCGTGCTATTTGGTTAAGATTTCGTATTACTGATCGTCGCATTTCTATCACTGGCGGTTGGCAAGGAAAAGATCGTACTGACATTATTTACTCAGAAATTGTCAAAGTTGTCAAAGTTCCCAGAGGTTTAGGTTTTTGGGGAGATATTGTCGTGACTCTTAAAGACAGAAGCCGTTTAGAAATGCGTGCCATTCCTCGTTTTCGTGAGATTTCTGATTATATCACTGAACGTGCTGCGGATAAAACTGGCAGATCTAAAGAAGCGATCGCACAGTAA
- a CDS encoding sulfurtransferase, which translates to MEQLTFFKKYFSWNPKTWLTNKLIRLSVIFFGAFLSIFCLSFSPIVANTSANIQFVSPSWIEENIKNPNLKILDVRINPLEYIDGHLPQAVNIADNNFRGPDGFLPVQYWDSEKIVQIFAKAGISNNDKIVVYSDGTNVLGATMVAYLLERSGAKDIAVVDGGYKGYKDANKIVTKEFPRYDLGKFSLKDNPSVRINLKELEPLIGKQGVVIIDPRPADLFEGKTNLWVRNGHIPGAKNIPWPTFTEANNPNEALKNPHKLKSLDDIKQILASRNIKPTDNIIVSCSTGREATLQYVVLKHLLGYPNVRIYEGSWTEYSTTDLPVETGPEKTT; encoded by the coding sequence ATGGAACAACTAACATTTTTCAAAAAATACTTTTCATGGAATCCAAAAACATGGCTAACAAATAAACTTATTCGTCTTTCTGTCATCTTTTTTGGTGCTTTTTTAAGCATTTTTTGTCTATCTTTCTCGCCGATAGTTGCAAATACATCAGCCAACATTCAATTTGTTTCGCCGAGTTGGATAGAAGAAAATATTAAAAATCCTAATCTGAAGATTTTAGATGTGCGTATTAATCCTTTAGAGTATATTGATGGACATCTTCCCCAAGCTGTAAATATTGCTGATAATAATTTTAGAGGACCTGATGGTTTTTTACCTGTGCAATATTGGGATTCGGAAAAAATAGTACAAATTTTCGCTAAAGCTGGAATTAGCAATAATGATAAAATAGTTGTTTACTCTGATGGTACCAATGTTCTAGGTGCGACGATGGTAGCCTATTTGTTAGAACGTTCTGGTGCGAAAGATATTGCCGTTGTTGACGGTGGTTATAAAGGCTATAAAGATGCAAATAAAATTGTTACCAAAGAGTTTCCCCGCTATGATTTAGGTAAATTTTCCCTCAAAGATAATCCTTCTGTGAGAATTAATTTAAAAGAATTAGAACCCCTAATTGGTAAACAAGGAGTTGTAATTATTGATCCCAGACCAGCAGATCTTTTTGAAGGAAAAACAAATCTCTGGGTTAGAAATGGTCATATTCCAGGGGCAAAAAATATTCCTTGGCCTACTTTTACCGAAGCAAATAATCCTAATGAAGCATTAAAAAATCCTCACAAATTAAAATCTCTGGATGATATTAAGCAAATTTTAGCAAGTCGTAATATTAAACCAACAGATAATATTATCGTTTCTTGTAGCACTGGAAGGGAAGCAACTTTACAATATGTGGTATTAAAACATTTACTAGGTTATCCTAATGTTAGAATTTATGAAGGTTCATGGACAGAGTATAGTACTACTGATTTACCTGTAGAAACAGGACCAGAAAAAACAACTTAA
- the rnpA gene encoding ribonuclease P protein component produces the protein MGLPSRHRLKRRWEFQSVYKQGIRRSSRHLIIRALPTTENCHDQFIDAKIGISISRKVSKKAVVRNRIKRQIRSVFRYLLPKISSPWLIVVIVKPEAQECNYEHFLRELEQLLIKAEIIHGN, from the coding sequence GTGGGACTACCATCACGACATAGACTAAAACGGCGGTGGGAATTTCAATCTGTTTATAAGCAGGGTATTCGCCGCTCTAGTCGTCATCTTATTATTAGAGCTTTACCCACGACTGAAAATTGTCATGATCAATTTATTGATGCAAAAATAGGTATCTCTATTAGTCGCAAAGTTAGCAAAAAAGCTGTAGTGCGTAACCGCATTAAAAGACAAATTAGGTCAGTCTTTCGGTATTTATTGCCGAAAATTTCCTCTCCTTGGCTTATTGTTGTTATCGTAAAACCAGAAGCTCAAGAATGCAATTATGAACATTTTTTGAGAGAATTAGAACAGTTATTAATTAAAGCTGAAATAATCCATGGGAATTAG
- a CDS encoding PCP reductase family protein produces the protein MEWTTEAEAKLKEIPFFVRPAARKKIEKFVADKGENLITVELYLEAKAKFN, from the coding sequence ATGGAATGGACAACAGAAGCCGAAGCAAAATTAAAAGAAATACCTTTTTTTGTACGCCCTGCCGCTAGAAAAAAAATAGAAAAATTTGTCGCCGATAAAGGAGAAAATCTTATTACCGTAGAACTTTATTTAGAAGCAAAAGCCAAATTTAATTAA
- a CDS encoding GAF domain-containing SpoIIE family protein phosphatase translates to MSSNYQSDKYTPVLALKELVASLQREQNKIQNLLSSLSFALRSFNNLNQFLELTPLMVARVTDAEGGALILYHDNHKVNLEQIYCQNNQLREQINHSFQSVVNEINSYQKKHEKNPDIVPNIECFSSFVEDKFNDKLTPFLNVFSTPILIKNIEKGRLYIFSKDSQYLWTQTRKKLAQLVADQTAVAIANHELTVELRSKERQDRELEIASEIQLRLLPRKCPMIKGLEVAAKCQTANRVGGDYYDFIPVNYDQWDENTAQIPNAPCEPWSIVIGDVMGKGVPAGLIMTMTRGMLRAEVLNRHSPSKVLEHLNRVMYADLDNSHRFVTLFYSEYDPQTHLLRFANAAHNPPLLWREKTKKIIPLDTEGMLIGLEPNSEYKDDVIKLELNDIILYYTDGLTDAVNQNNQRFDEDNLHICFDYACQNYSAAEEILNYIFQEIKQFTGIGHKNTDDMTLIIVKFNPNDSIVCACSEP, encoded by the coding sequence GTGTCATCTAATTATCAATCGGATAAATATACTCCTGTTTTGGCTTTAAAAGAGTTGGTAGCTAGTTTACAACGGGAACAAAATAAAATTCAAAATTTATTAAGCTCTTTAAGTTTTGCTTTACGTAGCTTTAATAATTTGAATCAGTTTTTGGAATTAACTCCTTTAATGGTTGCCAGAGTTACGGATGCGGAAGGTGGTGCGTTAATACTTTATCATGATAATCATAAAGTTAATTTAGAGCAAATTTATTGTCAAAATAATCAGTTGCGAGAACAAATTAATCATTCATTTCAAAGTGTAGTTAATGAAATTAATAGTTATCAAAAAAAGCACGAAAAAAATCCTGATATTGTTCCTAATATTGAATGTTTTTCCAGTTTTGTAGAAGATAAGTTTAATGATAAGCTAACGCCTTTTTTAAATGTTTTTAGTACTCCAATTTTAATTAAAAATATTGAAAAAGGACGATTGTATATTTTCAGTAAGGATTCTCAATATTTATGGACTCAAACTCGTAAAAAACTAGCTCAATTAGTCGCAGATCAAACAGCAGTGGCGATCGCCAATCATGAATTAACAGTAGAATTGAGATCAAAAGAACGACAAGATCGAGAATTAGAGATTGCCTCAGAAATTCAATTAAGATTATTACCTCGAAAATGTCCGATGATTAAAGGCTTAGAAGTAGCGGCTAAGTGTCAAACAGCGAATCGTGTTGGCGGCGATTATTATGATTTTATTCCCGTGAATTATGATCAATGGGATGAAAATACTGCACAAATACCTAATGCACCTTGTGAGCCTTGGAGTATAGTCATTGGAGATGTCATGGGTAAAGGTGTACCAGCAGGATTGATTATGACAATGACGAGGGGAATGTTACGGGCAGAAGTATTAAATCGTCATTCTCCTTCTAAAGTATTAGAGCATCTTAATCGGGTGATGTATGCTGATTTAGATAATTCTCATCGTTTTGTGACGTTATTTTACTCGGAATATGATCCTCAAACTCATCTTTTACGCTTTGCTAATGCGGCTCATAATCCTCCTTTATTATGGAGAGAAAAAACAAAAAAAATTATTCCCTTAGATACAGAAGGAATGTTAATTGGTTTAGAACCTAATTCTGAATATAAAGATGATGTAATTAAATTAGAATTGAATGATATTATTCTTTATTATACTGATGGTTTAACAGATGCTGTTAATCAGAATAATCAAAGATTTGATGAGGATAATTTACATATTTGTTTTGACTATGCTTGTCAAAATTATTCCGCAGCTGAGGAAATTCTTAACTATATTTTTCAGGAAATTAAACAATTCACTGGTATAGGTCATAAAAATACCGATGATATGACTTTAATTATCGTTAAATTTAATCCCAATGATTCAATTGTTTGTGCTTGTAGTGAACCTTAG
- a CDS encoding sulfite exporter TauE/SafE family protein produces MTITELILLITIFLFTSIIGVVTGSNSLITVPAMLEFDISPANAIATNMFALIFMSVGGTIPFLKGDLLKRQDLSLLCVLTVIGSILGALLVIVIPSKTMPLLISIFMICVLIFSVTNHHKGVEKKEKPSPTSLKIGYGLTFLLGIYGGFFSGGYVTTLTAAFIAFLNMTFVEAVAVTKVLNIFSSLIATLIFMSQGLVDYKLGIILGITMFFGAIIGAKFALKMSNLWLRRIFIVTVIILALRNLWQWFN; encoded by the coding sequence TTGACAATTACTGAATTAATACTTTTAATTACTATTTTCTTATTCACAAGCATTATCGGCGTAGTGACAGGAAGTAACTCTTTAATTACTGTTCCTGCTATGTTAGAGTTTGATATTTCACCAGCAAATGCCATCGCTACCAATATGTTTGCCTTAATATTTATGAGTGTAGGCGGCACAATTCCCTTTCTCAAAGGAGACTTACTCAAGCGACAAGATTTATCTCTACTTTGTGTGTTAACCGTTATTGGTTCTATCTTAGGTGCATTATTAGTAATAGTTATACCTTCAAAAACTATGCCTTTACTAATATCTATTTTTATGATCTGTGTGTTAATCTTTTCTGTTACAAATCATCATAAAGGCGTAGAAAAAAAAGAAAAGCCTTCCCCTACATCTTTAAAAATTGGTTATGGCTTAACCTTTTTGTTAGGTATTTACGGAGGATTTTTTAGTGGAGGTTATGTTACTACTCTTACTGCTGCTTTTATCGCTTTTTTAAACATGACTTTTGTTGAAGCAGTGGCAGTTACGAAAGTATTAAATATTTTTTCTTCTCTTATTGCAACCTTAATTTTTATGAGTCAGGGATTAGTTGATTATAAACTAGGAATAATTTTAGGTATAACGATGTTTTTTGGAGCGATAATTGGTGCAAAATTTGCCTTAAAAATGAGTAATCTTTGGCTACGAAGGATTTTTATTGTTACAGTTATTATTCTTGCTTTAAGAAATTTATGGCAATGGTTTAATTAA
- a CDS encoding R3H domain-containing nucleic acid-binding protein — MDEQIQRGQKWLETLLKLMGVPANVNLGRLEQNGDQVISCWLTIDETTLDQPKIEALTGKKGETIDAIQYLVNALLNIGVDENSHRFFTVELNGYRLRRQAELMAIAQRAAEKVRLTGVPEEIRYLSSVERRQIHSILEKSGDLSTESQGNEPDRRLLVKLRE; from the coding sequence ATGGATGAACAAATCCAACGGGGTCAAAAATGGCTAGAAACTCTTTTAAAATTAATGGGAGTTCCTGCTAATGTTAACTTAGGTAGATTAGAACAAAATGGGGATCAAGTTATTTCCTGTTGGCTTACTATTGATGAAACCACTTTAGATCAACCCAAAATTGAGGCTTTAACTGGTAAAAAAGGAGAAACTATTGATGCTATTCAATATTTAGTTAATGCTTTACTCAATATCGGTGTGGATGAAAATTCTCATCGTTTTTTTACCGTAGAATTAAATGGTTATCGTCTCCGTCGTCAAGCAGAACTAATGGCGATCGCCCAAAGAGCGGCGGAAAAAGTGCGCTTAACGGGTGTACCCGAAGAAATACGCTATCTATCATCAGTAGAACGTCGTCAAATTCATAGTATTTTAGAGAAATCAGGTGATTTATCAACGGAAAGTCAAGGGAATGAACCTGATCGTCGTTTATTGGTCAAATTAAGAGAATAA